A single genomic interval of Arctopsyche grandis isolate Sample6627 chromosome 8, ASM5162203v2, whole genome shotgun sequence harbors:
- the LOC143915936 gene encoding uncharacterized protein LOC143915936 produces MSMSGSGGSGGSDSGGSESGGSGGSGSGDSASGDSGGGGGGESAFECAALLGERLCLPARLCHEGRAFREAVSQVAWDSLSEAAVAHLRRFLPDFPSDDDRQKELTLQRLFARDNFHFGSPLATFERRLLDGAYRPEMARLDRAARGLRARRAARRRRRRAVKGAPALLAARERLLAVANALPPPPPPPPPPPPAKTNRTSALLDATVKYRYFEELASIRREILGDSDGISEDEIYPEGPSPKLLKKQHSYRIQNGLPTIISTLGERPDLMHSVITYNDEWKRKALAIHRQRKTLHPNHSELYTAGITLGSVKSRTGYNFIKEEIHINSNGIQAVAKPHRNAKKPRNTSQSLFTTSDSTSDEENVKPIITTPSVSIQALSSNLPPSSPVSIKIENVPENTDVSQFIWNHLAVDEEAGLQLVQATHACFLSVIRDLVCSTPKHCLPLSALEGRVRNWRQNPIAPLNHWYSSVEDWVKALPSAVCFLTGDTTFQPEDYVPYLQYKPLTQVYQWIGAGRDSDALLMPLCTLWLSQRQTAPAITPSTVRSPLLFLETVEGLGSQLNSNVVSVACLLPVVSVMCPMKYHRMESLLVDGSYSYVEAILARTRNQTVRDGKPVSVVSIKLSWFKNVFTFCRKWNSRWQVSNEELEAFRTQEVVRFQRPHRAFTYHLPRGQVVVGPLKGVYGCDEPGAGTGRGARGHCLLTPTRPRHVTLLALVRDAVACLPGGEGTRAHITALLRRSQYLVPDAGEQALQAAVSGALDRMHGAPDPCVHYLPARKMWVYLHSERTEEEFERLHAETQVQSKTKSTAGVQQKRNVTTSKSKSSRPVKPVANKTPNPTEVVVSTTAVADEEVDTEDVNVDVEGPDVSVVPTPVINPSPVLSTPMPTTTLQMQLQDKVEIIKVLSFKGLFILAQRVTTSGLVINVVSVMSGTSILQPRTPTLSSAQQTIKRNPNTAQSNSSRSMVRVLSSSTTSGKSLISPRALQPSTPPPTSVASSRAAAQTKVVVQRPAGQTTGWFSCMMCFPLMCIFSLLLTVIFPGALTPVQQRRLLESLMRHQRQHGQPMSHDQLLHTINSTQKMSSPSMSSTITTAPAAKSAPPVTQTMQLTGQTVQLPSGQTVQLTGQTVQLTGQTVQLTGQTVQLGGQTVQIGGQTVQLGGQSVQLVGQPRPIHEASIRSQAQRQSSPLVAKILTGSPTTGLRLSGLSFGQLQGKPLLLQTSTPNKSPNILLQTSGSTVSGGTINVAGGVEQKTTGPRPAVSTAQHTLLLSNIGGQMVRVAGSGTLLGPTLRLQTPNNPVQGSSGVILSNALKLQTAPIRLHQSVGNPGAGRVLLTGGTRLHGLKLLPVHHSIARGSNVGGRQVYARIVNPANATGTVPAPTNPSSGNKASPSVSSTSSTISQNPSNLNR; encoded by the exons ATGTCGATGTCCGGTTCGGGGGGCTCGGGGGGCTCGGATTCGGGGGGCTCGGAATCGGGGGGCTCCGGGGGCTCGGGCTCCGGAGATTCTGCGTCGGGGGACAGCGGCGGCGGTGGCGGTGGCGAGTCGGCGTTCGAATGCGCGGCGCTGCTGGGCGAGCGGCTGTGTCTGCCGGCGAGGTTGTGCCACGAGGGGCGCGCCTTCCGCGAGGCGGTGTCGCAGGTGGCGTGGGATTCCCTCAGCGAGGCCGCCGTCGCCCACCTGCGCCGCTTTCTGCCCGACTTCCCCTCCGACGACGACCGCCAGAAGGAGCTCACGCTGCAGCGGCTGTTCGCGCGCGACAACTTCCACTTCGGCTCGCCGCTCGCCACCTTCGAGCGCCGCCTGCTCGACGGCGCCTACCGCCCGGAGATGGCGCGCCTCGACAGAGCCGCGCGAGGCCTGCGGGCGAGGCGGGCGGCCCGGCGCAGGCGGCGGCGAGCCGTCAAGGGGGCGCCCGCTCTCTTGGCCGCTCGAGAGCGACTCCTGGCCGTGGCCAATGCCCTGCCGCCGCCTCCtccgccgcccccgccgccgccCCCTGCCAAAACTAACCGAACCTCCGCCCTCTTGGACGCCACCGTCAAGTACAGATATTTTGAG gaACTCGCATCTATTCGTCGAGAAATACTCGGAGATAGTGATGGCATTTCAGAAGATGAAATCTATCCAGAAGGTCCGTCACCAAAGctattaaaaaaacaacattcTTACCGAATTCAG AATGGATTGCCAACAATAATATCCACTCTCGGTGAGAGGCCCGATCTTATGCATAGCGTGATAACTTATAATGACGAATGGAAGAGAAAAGCTCTAGCGATACACAGACAGAGAAAAACGCTTCATCCG aatcatTCAGAGCTATATACGGCCGGTATCACGTTGGGATCGGTCAAAAGTCGCACcggatataattttataaaggaAGAAATTCACATAAATTCTAACGGAATACAGGCAGTAGCGAAACCGCATCGTAATGCAAAAAAACCTAGGAATACATCTCAGTCATTATTCACCACTAGCGATAGTACATCCGATGAAGAAAACGTCAAACCAATTATCACAACTCCGTCAGTTTCCATACAGGCTTTGAGTTCGAATTTACCCCCTTCTAGtcccgtttcaataaaaatagaaaatgttccAGAAAATAcag ATGTCAGTCAATTTATATGGAATCATTTAGCCGTCGACGAGGAAGCTGGGCTGCAATTGGTTCAAGCGACACACGCATGCTTTTTGTCGGTTATTCGCGATCTTGTATGCAGCACTCCGAAGCATTGCTTACCTCTATCGGCTTTAGAAGGACGCGTCAGAAATTGGAGACAAAATCCAATAGCACCCCTCAATCATTGGTATTCAA GCGTTGAAGATTGGGTTAAAGCGCTACCGTCGGCCGTATGCTTTTTAACCGGCGATACGACGTTTCAACCCGAGGACTATGTGCCTTATTTGCAATACAAACCATTGACTCAG GTTTATCAGTGGATTGGTGCTGGACGTGATTCGGACGCGTTATTAATGCCTCTGTGCACGTTATGGCTGTCTCAACGGCAGACGGCTCCGGCTATTACTCCATCCACTGTTCGAAGCCCGTTATTGTTCCTGGAAACCGTCGAAGGACTCGGTTCACAACTTAATTCCAA tgttgtgtctGTTGCCTGTCTGTTGCCTGTTGTGTCTGTcatgtgcccgatgaaatatcatcgcatgg AGAGTTTATTAGTCGATGGGTCTTATTCATACGTTGAAgccattttggcgcgaacgcgcaATCAGACAGTTAGAGATGGTAAACCAGTATCGGTAGTATCGATCAAGCTTTCATGGTTTAAAAATGTGTTTACATTTTGCAGAAA ATGGAACAGTCGTTGGCAAGTTTCTAACGAGGAATTGGAAGCATTTCGTACGCAAGAAGTAGTACGATTCCAACGTCCACATCGTGCGTTCACTTATCATCTACCTAGAGGTCAAGTTGTCGTCGGACCTTTGaag ggAGTGTATGGATGTGATGAGCCTGGAGCCGGGACTGGTCGTGGAGCGAGGGGTCATTGTCTGTTGACACCTACACGTCCTCGGCACGTGACTCTCCTAGCACTGGTGAGAGATGCAGTTGCTTGTCTTCCCGGCGGTGAAGGAACTCGAGCTCATATTACAGCACTACTTAG ACGATCCCAATACTTAGTACCTGATGCTGGCGAGCAAGCGTTGCAAGCTGCCGTTAGTGGAGCTTTGGATCGAATGCACGGAGCTCCCGATCCTTGTGTACACTACTTGCCTGCGCGTAAAATGTGGGTTTATCTACACAGCGAAAG aacGGAAGAGGAGTTTGAAAGATTGCACGCTGAAACGCAAGTGCAAAGTAAAACCAAATCTACAGCTGGAGTTCAACAGAAACGGAACGTAACGACATCCAAATCTAAATCGTCTCGACCCGTCAAACCCGTCGCAAACAAAACGCCGAATCCTACAGAGGTGGTAGTTTCGACTACTGCAGTTGCAGATGAAGAAGTAGATACCGAGGATGTCAATGTCGATGTCGAAGGTCCAGATGTATCGGTGGTTCCGACGCCTGTAATTAATCCAAGTCCTGTATTGTCGACTCCGATGCCGACGACGACACTGCAGATGCAACTTCAAGACAAGGTTGAAATTATAAAAGTCTTGTCGTTTAAAGGTTTATTCATACTAGCACAGCGCGTAACCACtagtggactagtg ATAAACGTGGTTTCCGTAATGTCCGGTACTTCAATTTTACAACCACGAACGCCCACACTTTCGTCAGCA cAACAAACGATAAAAAGAAATCCGAACACCGCTCAATCCAATTCATCGCGGAGTATGGTTCGTGTTTTATCATCGTCAACCACGTCTGGAAAGTCTCTCATAAGCCCACGAGCTCTGCAGCCGTCTACACCACCACCGA CAAGTGTAGCGAGTTCACGAGCCGCTGCTCAAACTAAAGTAGTCGTCCAAAGGCCGGCCGGACAAACGACTGGTTGGTTTTCGTGCATGATGTGTTTTCCTTTGATGTGTATATTCAGTTTATTACTAACCGTCATATTTCCAGGAGCACTCACACCCGTTCAGCAGAGACGATTGTTGGAATCTCTGATGAGACATCAAAGACAACACGGACAGCCGATGTCGCACGATCAACTTCTGCACACGATAAACTCCACGCAGAAAATGTCGTCTCCGTCTATGTCTTCCACGATTACGACCGCTCCGGCGGCCAAGTCGGCCCCGCCGGTCACTCAGACCATGCAACTGACCGGACAGACGGTACAACTGCCGTCGGGGCAAACCGTTCAGCTGACCGGGCAGACGGTGCAGTTGACCGGTCAGACTGTGCAACTGACCGGGCAGACCGTTCAACTAGGTGGGCAGACGGTTCAAATTGGCGGACAGACTGTTCAGTTGGGCGGTCAATCCGTGCAACTGGTCGGACAGCCACGGCCCATCCACGAGGCGTCCATTCGATCGCAAGCTCAGAGACAGTCTTCGCCGTTGGTAGCTAAAATCTTGACAGGCTCTCCGACTACTGGATTGAGACTGTCCGGATTGAGCTTCGGGCAACTGCAAGGCAAGCCGTTACTATTGCAAACGAGCACTCCGAACAAATCGCCGAATATTCTCTTGCAG ACTTCAGGCTCAACAGTCAGCGGTGGAACTATCAATGTTGCTGGAGGTGTTGAACAAAAAACAACTGGTCCAAGACCAGCAGTTTCGACTGCTCAACACACTTTACTTCTGAGCaacatag GAGGACAAATGGTGCGTGTAGCAGGATCTGGAACACTTTTAGGACCTACTCTTCGGTTACAAACACCAAATAATCCTGTACAG GGCAGTAGCGGTGTTATTCTCAGTAACGCTCTTAAACTTCAAACTGCTCCAATAAGACTGCATcag AGTGTGGGAAATCCTGGAGCTGGACGAGTGCTTCTAACCGGTGGAACTCGTCTGCACGGCCTCAAATTATTACCGGTTCATCATTCAATAGCCAGGG GGAGCAATGTGGGTGGTCGACAAGTGTACGCTCGCATAGTGAACCCGGCGAATGCAACCGGAACTGTACCGGCACCGACAAATCCATCCAGTGGGAACAAAGCGTCTCCTTCGGTGTCTTCAACATCTTCGACGATATCGCAAAATCCATCCAATCTGAACCGATGA